Within the Manduca sexta isolate Smith_Timp_Sample1 chromosome 19, JHU_Msex_v1.0, whole genome shotgun sequence genome, the region CTTCAGGTGCTTTGGATCCCTGGGGCCTCCTCTTGAAGTTCACAGAATGTAAGTTGaaactgttattttatatgtgtcgTCTTTAGGATGAATCAGTATCACGTGAGTCTCTGGTGAATGCTGGCTTTTACCACGCGGGCAACGGCCGTCTCCGATGCGCTTGGTGCGGTGGTGAATTGGCTCCCTTCAGGTGCTTTGGATCCCTGGGGCCTCCTCTTGAAGTTCACAGAATGTAAGTTGaaactgttattttatatgtgtcgTCTTTAGGATGAGTCAGTATCACGTGAGTCTCTGGTGAATGCTGGCTTTTACCACGCGGGCAACGGCCGTCTCCGATGCGCTTGGTGCGGTGGTGAATTGGCTCCCTTCAGGTGCTTTGGATCCCTGGGGCCTCCTCTTGAAGTTCACAGAATGTAAGTTgaaaaggttattttatatgtgtcgTCTTTAGGATGAGTCAGTATCACGTGAGTCTCTGGTGAATGCTGGCTTTTACCACGCGGGCAACGGCCGTCTCCGATGCGCTTGGTGCGGTGGTGAATTGGCTCCCTTCAGGTGCTTTGGATCCCTGGGGCCTCCTCTTGAAGTTCACAGAATGTAAGTTGaaactgttattttatatgtgtcgTCTTTAGGATGAATCAGTATCACGTGAGTCTCTGGTGAATGCTGGCTTTTACCACGCGGGCAACGGCCGTCTCCGATGCGCTTGGTGCGGTGGTGAATTGGCTCCCCCTTACAAGGTGCTTTGGGATCCCTGGGGCCTCCTCTTGAAGTTCACAGAATGTAAGTTGaaactgttattttatatgtgtcgTCTTTAGGATGAGTCAGTATCACGTGAGTCTCTGGTGAACGCTGGCTTTTACCACGCGGGCAACGGCCGTCTCCGATGCGCTTGGTGCGGTGGTGAATTGGCTCCCTTCAGGTGCTTTGGATCCCTGGGACCTCCTCTTGAAGTTCACAGAATGTAAGTTGAAACTGTTATTTTATGGATTTGACCAACTAACTGCGATAATGCTGCAAATCCTTCCCTAAAAAAATATGCCACTTTTctggaataataatagtaatataaatattatgttaattattggCTTAGTTTCTCTGTATGCCATATTTCTTCTAAATCCATtcattttagggttccgtacctcaaaaggaaaaaacggaacctttataggatcactttgttgtccgtccgtccgtccttccgtctgtcaagaccctttttctcaggaacgcgtgaaGGCATTAGGCTgacatttatatcaaatactcaggtctattGTCCCTaggagctgtgaaaaaatcaaacttctaagccaacgcaatcatAAGATAGGGAATATCATAAGATATTCGCCGCCGCATCGCCGCAAACTTTCcaaactcgcaagggaatcaaaacctgcAAGGTACTTCCCatgaactcagaatcttgaaatttggtacgaagcaACGTTTTATAgtaactatgactcgattgtcttttacttatatacctacaaGTATGTaaggaaccctcggtgcgcgagtccgactcgcacttggccggttttttttttataaactttcgcattttgcATAGTCAGCAATAAGCAGGAATTACGATGTAAATGAGATAACAAAAGGTGTACATGAATATTGCAtgcatttgataaaattaatcgTTAGTGAAGGAAATGGAATTTACAATGGGATTATTCAAACAAACTGACATAGATACAATGTAGTttcaacaatgttttattatgtagataacGTTATGCATTTTCTGCTCCAAGTTTATGTTAGTACGAGTGAAATACTCTTATCTCTGGTGTCACTGTTACGATTCTGAAATTCTTTCAACAATAGGAAAACTACCTTATCCCTAAAtattatagactacttttttacCGGGAAGGGCCTTTTCACCGAAGCCACGCTCAGAAGCTAACTTTACCATattactaagtaataattaagagATTTCAAGATAAGATGAATAATTTTCAGGTACTTTCCCCTTTGCGAGCACGCGGCGTCGTTGGAAGCCGCGCAGAACAACACGAATATGTCTCCGCCGTCGTCGCCGACACCAGACCCGCCACGAAGCCAACCTGTCCCGGAAAGCAACGAGGACCAACCCAATCAGTCTCAGACGTAAGATGACAGttgttactttataattatttttttttttatatgagcaagACAATGTAATCCTACTCTCTTCTGTTAAGTACTATGACTAAGGATCGGCAATATCCTAAGCAGTTAGCATACGCCTACTATGGTAAtgctaattttaatacaaacaaaatgttaCAAACTACAACTACTTCCGGTCCTTGGGCAACAAAGCGTTGTGTGTAGAGGTCATTTAGGCGGAAATTAAGTTTTGTTCTGTTACGCTATGTCAGTTTACTCCGACTGTAGGTAAAGAATACAACTTTACGTGAATTTCTCAAGTTTTTGGGTATAAAAATTTGTGCTTACGTCTAAATTGAGAAAACgtataaaaatttgaatattttttaaatatgttggcGTATACTATTGAGAGGtaaatacctaatataatttaatgtttatattttatcataataaaaattttgcactGTTTGAAATCAATGTGAAGAGTTgtcgccaaacttctagttcgctctGAAGTTAGCGTCAGTTGTAACTACGCATTTACGTTCACTGTCATATCATGTGCATGACACATGCAAGCGTACGGTCGTTAAAACTTCAGAATGTTCTAATTTCGCAATCGCTATATAGGTACctaatagtaaatattattaagctataaactaattataattaagattgaCGTTATCATTACCAGAGATATTTCatcttttactttaatttaataaatacagtcACATATCCCCGGTTGTGTGAGGGTCCCACGTTATAAGGGGCAAGACTACTGCTATTTATCGTACAATTCCGGATTCCGTgttaatattgagcagaaaaattcaatattactttaccgACCCGGGTATCGAATTCAAGACCTCTGCATTGGTAGGTATTGCATTAAACTGCGCCGCAGAGTCTGTCGTTAATAATCTacactatactattatataaaaataaataatttgtttattttaacgcgatattttcagaaattataagggttgaactgaaaaaatgttttagtgttggaagtcttatttatttgggaaGGCTATAGGGCGTATAACGTCacgaatatcaataaaaatgttgcaaaaacggggaaaatttatttcccttGGGAACTTCCGTTGCGCACGCTGAgcaaacggttaaagttatgaaaGCAacatgtataacggaattgtttatcttaaaaagttctacaaaaatatatcataaaacaaagtcccccgctgcatcggtctgcccgaacgtgttaaactcaaaaactaaccaacgtattaggataaaatttggtatggagacagtttgagaccctgggaagaacataggctcccgggaaaatatatagcgtgacttttataacggaaaactttagcctgaaaaactttataacgcgggcggagccgcgggcaaaagctagttataatataaaacttatgtaaacataaaccctcttattcatagatgttttttatctaaggacggagcaaagctgtgataacaagtctgtttcttagtgctgacggcatggcagccttcgcagtgtgtagacatggggccgttgtgattgggtAATGTACAGATACAAATTGAATCTAAttggttgtcagataaacaaagtgaACAAACAGCAatctgtcagataaacaaagctcaGAAACAGACATGTTATCACATCAATGCTCCATCAtcagataaataacgtttatgaataagggggataacCTTTAACAacattgtgtaaaattatatattggctAAAGTATGTAAGAAAGTaaaaggcggcgatagcctagttggttgtgaaacggaatgtcgagacgaatgtccgcaggttcaaatctgaagagcacacacctctgatttttctgaaaattatgtgcgtattctttgtgaattatcgcttgctttaacggtgaaggaaaacatcgtgaggaaacctacatacctgagaagttctctataggaatttcgagggtgtgtgaagtctaccaatccgcactaggccagcgtggtggactaagccctaatccctcttagtagtagaggaggatgctcgtgctcagcagtgggcgagtatttaatacagggctaatattattatatatgtaaggaACAGCAatagaataggggaccggcctatgcttgattttgtacattattctatatgtaatggttaataatacgaaaaagaagcactgctgcgaaaactgcataaaaattggttaaaaaatgagcgagcaattcatatttaaaatattgtaatgtacagaagtgggcgcgatgtggggatatcgcttcatctctttctttagccCGCGTCggaattcccgatgacgtcacgtctgggtatttcgtctcgtttctgtttcttgtaaattaccctttccaccgaaattcaaagacttatagcttgttgattttttaccggattttaataattctttctgtgttataatttatattatgtaaatatttgataatagtaaagaacaaaaatgagtccggtcccctattgatgAGGTATAACGTGTCAGGTCGGGCGCGGTGCACAACGAGCGGCTGCTGAGCGCGGGCGGCACGTGGCGCTCGCTGGGCGTGGtgagcggcggcgcgcgccacccgcaccacgccgcgctcgccgcgcgcCTCGCCAGCTTCCAGCGCTGGCCCGCCGACCGGCACCAGACGCCCCGCGCTCTGGCCGAGGCGGGCTTCTTCCACACCGGCACCGATGACCaggtaactaaatattttttttgttttaggtaGCGTTAGGTAGCTGCAAttaatgacgttttacaaatagacgcgtcatacactaacaaaatggtacataaaaacggcgcactatttgctatattcacgtacctgtacatataattacaaattgcctcgaagaaggaataaaaagatgcagcccacattcgttagaaaaggatatatatatatatatatatatatatatatatatatatatatatatatatatatatatatatatatatatatatatacatcaacagttacgtaacaacgttagtgccgcacgctcattggctgctaagtcgggcaattaccttactttcgtcttgccagtattgagctcggacaacatatctatgcaataaaaacatcttaggctgCCATACTGTTTGTCAATAAAACGACCGCGTCAGCTTCAGACCACAgacaagaaaaaaaagttttatttccatagACATAAAATTCCACAGATACTACACAATATTCATACAGCCATAGACAGAGACGTTGTTAATATCGGAGTCACAAGTTATACCatcaataaactatttattttaatttgatatatgtttcaattgtgttttttattaatgttctcGAATCTCAACCGtcacaattaattaataaagttgcatttatttttgttttaatcttaCTAGAAGGCTTCagaaaagataaagaaaaaggACGATTTTATCTTATTGTCTgccagtttttttttctaatattgcaTAGTAACAGCCTGTCATGTAGTAAATGATCTGACAGTGTCAAAGCCTTGCgattaaaatgtaatgtaaattaatgacGATGTTCGTATAAAGGTGCGGTGTTTCTACTGCGACGGCGGGCTGGGTAAATGGGAGGCGGGCGACACGCCGTGGTCGGAGCACGCGTACTGGTTCCCGCACTGCGGGTACGTGTTGCTCGTCAAAGGGCAGGAGTTCATCGACAACTGCCGGAATCGAACCTCGGTACAACGAACTGTGAGTCATTTTGTTATTTGAGATATAGTCTCTAGAAAGTATTACAATGCTTTatgcataattaatatatactgTATAATCTCTACTAACTTTAGTTGAGAATTACTGAGATTAAATTATGTCGTCTGATTACATTACATCTTTAGtgttgatataataaataagtctaTTTCCAACCGAACAAAATGTTACGGCATACAAGTCTCCAAATAGAATTATCAATTATatgatgaattaaaaaaaattaacaagtatACCTTATACCATTGTATCTATTTCAGTTTTCTGCAGAAAGTGGACTTACTTCAAGACGACGAAATCCTGGTGTCAATTTTCCAGTTACTGAAAGTCAGGTGTGTGTCTGTGTCGCTTTgaaaaagaaatcaataatataGACTATAATGGACACaagtacattttaaaacaataactaaaacaaaGGTCTTTTATAActctgttaaaattaaatattatataaatgaccTTATACTTTTagacaaattacaaatttatatatttctaactgTATTTACGTGATGATACATAATTCTAAATGAAAGTTGTGTTCCATATTGACGTATAGTTATTCATTCTAGGTGGAGGAATGTATGGAGAGTCCAATAGCGTTGGCTGCACTAGGCGCGGGACTCGACGCCGCTCGGGTGCGGCGGGCTTTAGCAAGGCGATTACGAGTTTCAGGTCcgtattatattctatttactaTGAAGAACGATCAGAGATCGATTTTCGGAGAACGAATTCGgatgttttgtaatttgtgtataatacttattttactttataaataaaaaaaaaactataatgccACAGCGAGAATTGTCTTGTTGGTAATAGGCGTTAGACCTAGCCGGTGAaagaatcattattaatttttctataacatacatatcatcacgccttTTTTTAGACGTAGACAGCGTTACCTACCCAACagcacaattttaataattttgtgtacttATAACATTATCACATTTCTAGGGCTTCCGTTCCATTCGTCGGAGGCGTTGATTGACGCGGTGCTAGACGAACAATTGAACGAAGAGGCGTGGAATTGCATCCCGCAGAGTCAGAGACTCGCGCGAGACATACCTCGCCGAGACACTGCGGGAGTTCGCGCCACGGTCTGGGTAAATTTGCAAATCAATCATTCAACATAGGGTAAGGATAGGTAGCTTAGTCAGTCAGAAAAAGAATGCTCTAAAATTATTCAGTCTCAAGTAACTGAATATGGTACGACGGATTGTCGGCTGCCCACCTAGAGAAAAGGGGGtagtgtttcgtcccatgatgcgatagggtgcaagcctatcgccatatcgggcacaaattctagactccagccTGATACTAAGTAGACAATCCTAACAGTTATTACATTTCCCGACCTGGTGATCGAaaccgagacttcagcactgcagtggtaccgtaatacaattacgccacggGGCAGTCCTTATACTTCTTgtctaataaatgtattataatatcactAATATGTTAGAATACGTtcaatcaaataattttgtttcattaaattaaaccgtctttcggattttatcgcagttttgtCACGCAGTTAACATTCggttaaacataagaaaacattaatattgtttcattattcCAGTATAATTGCCAACCAATGGAGCGACAGGCCGGATAGTGCGAGATCTCAATCCGACACGACATCGAGATCCCTATCCCCCGTTGAAAGCGAACCAACGAGGGCACAGAATGAGAACGATAGTGCACCTAATGTGCTTAATGTACTACCACCAAATGAAACCAAACCAGTGTCAAGTGAAGATGTAGAAAGTTCACCCAAAAAGGAACCTAAACAATTGACTTTGGAGGAAGAAAATCGACAGTTGAAAGAAGCCCGCCTGTGCAAAGTGTGCATGGATAGTGAAGTAAGTATGGTCTCTTAAACAtgtttgttgattttatttatgcaaaattcaaggtgttgctTGCTGTTTCGCCCGTATAATAGCCTGTAATCTATAAATACCGATACGACGCcaacctatttattaaaaaaaaactgataaaacACCCCCATCATTTTGGGGGGGTGCAAATTATCAAAAGATCAAAAGGTAgtttatgtgttaatccagga harbors:
- the LOC119189840 gene encoding LOW QUALITY PROTEIN: baculoviral IAP repeat-containing protein 7-A-like (The sequence of the model RefSeq protein was modified relative to this genomic sequence to represent the inferred CDS: deleted 1 base in 1 codon), whose amino-acid sequence is MLDEDESVSRESLVNAGFYHAGNGRLRCAWCGGELAPFRCFGSLGPPLEVHRMYFPLCEHAASLEAAQNNTNMSPPSSPTPDPPRSQPVPESNEDQPNQSQTSGAVHNERLLSAGGTWRSLGVVSGGARHPHHAALAARLASFQRWPADRHQTPRALAEAGFFHTGTDDQVRCFYCDGGLGKWEAGDTPWSEHAYWFPHCGYVLLVKGQEFIDNCRNRTSVQRTFSAESGLTSRRRNPGVNFPVTESQVEECMESPIALAALGAGLDAARVRRALARRLRVSGLPFHSSEALIDAVLDEQLNEEAWNCIPQSQRLARDILAETLREFAPRSGIIANQWSDRPDSARSQSDTTSRSLSPVESEPTRAQNENDSAPNVLNVLPPNETKPVSSEDVESSPKKEPKQLTLEEENRQLKEARLCKVCMDSEVSVVFLPCGHLVSCGSCGAALAACPLCRAPVRALVRAYLA